CCGCTTTCTGAGAGCAGTATTCCTGAAATAGTGGAATTCTGGACAGTATCTTTATTAAACTGCCGCTCTGTGATGGAACTGAATGCGgtccagcagtgatgttgaccTCCCCAAGATGGCGTCGCCGTCTGGCTGAGCCTGGCTGGACTCAACGCGGCGTCTAGGTGTGTAACTCTGTGGTTATGTGTACTGCACATACTCATCATGCACTCCTGCTAAGGGTAAAGAGCAATAACGTTTGAGATGTTAAAAGGAGCTCAGCACATCTCATCTGCATCCTCCACTCACACGTCTCAATCGCATTAACGCCTCATTAATGTGCTTGACGCCACTAATTGTTACCAGATCTGCTCCAGTGCAGATCCACTGAGATAAGCAAGACGACAAACAAGCGCGTGCTTCCTAACACCGGGGTCTTGGTGTGTCGAGCTGTAAGGCGTGTGTGGATACTCTGATAAGCTAAATGCGTGTGTGTGGACCTGGTGTGTGATCTGGCACTTACGTATTTCCAGCCCAATGTGGTTTTGCAGTTTTCACAGTAGATGTCAGCCACAGCATGAAGACCTGTCAGCAGCACTCTCTCCTCTGCCGGCCCACATCCAACGTttaccctgagagagagagagacagagacagagacagagacagacagagagagagagagagagagagagagagagagagacagagagagagagagagagaagggggtaGATGATAGGGAGTGGATAAATAGACAAAAGACAATACATCAGGTCAAAAGGGTGATTAGATTACAAGCTTCGGCTTTCAGGcgtaacactctgaccacctcctcgtttctacgctcactgtccactttatcagctccactgaccgtatagctgcactctgtagttctacagttacagactgtagtccatctgtttataaactccagcagcactgctgtgtctgatccacttgcaccagcacaacacacactaacacaccaccaccacgtcagtgttactgcagtgctgagaatgacccgccacccaaacagtacgtgctctgtgagggtccatgggggtcctgaccactgaagaacagggtaacagagtatcagagaaacagatggactccagtctgtaactgtagaactacagagtgcagctatacggtcagtggagctgataaagtggacagtgagcgtagaaacaaggaggtggtcagaacgttacgcctgaccggcgtaaaaacaaatgacaaaacattACACAGTGCGTGAGACTTACACCGAGTTGAACAGGTACGCTCTGCCTTGACTCCCTTGAAAAGACTGCAAAGATAAAAGAGATGAACCGAGTCATTCGGCTGTCTTTTGTCTAGTCTGCAGGCTTCACAGTAAAGTCCACGACAAAGCCAGAAGCAGATGAGCTCAAACAGGTTGTAAAGTAATGCCCTCGTTTAGTAAAACGGCGCTTTGTCAGTGTGGTAAATGTGCACGGCCTACAAACGCCCcttcatgaaaaacaaacacgGTCTTTACGGCTCCACTGAAGGCCTGGGCAGATGGGGTTTCCCAGAGAGGATGTGAACTAAAGGAAAGCCGGTGATTATGGTGGCCGCAATAGCTGCCTGGCCATATGGGCCCGGATCAACGGATCCCCGGGGTGGCTCTTTATTGGCTGGGCTCGGGAGCCGGGAGCTATTCTTTAAAATGCATATTATATCCTAGAGCACCTGCAGCCGCTTCAGGGTCAGTAAGCACACATTCAAATGTCTTTTCAGTGGCGAGGCGTCTAATGAATGCAGTCGCGTCTCATTTACAACCTCACAAATTATGCCTGATCTTTCCTGGCCTGATGTTCACCTTGAATTAACGTGTGTTTTGTGAGTGGATCTAGACACACTTTGGCTggataccacacacacacacacacacacacacacacacacacacacacacacacacacacacacacacacacacacacacttttctaaCCCAGCTGTTGGCctgcctgcatgtctttggactgtgggggaaaccggagaacccagaggaaacccacgcagacacggggagaacatgcaaactccacacagagaggacgccggtcgcccggccggggattcgaacccagacccttcttgctgcgAGGGAAGTGTCCCCAGAGTGTTTAGATGAGGAACATGTTGTTTCCGTTTTTCTTTGTGTACT
The DNA window shown above is from Pygocentrus nattereri isolate fPygNat1 chromosome 18, fPygNat1.pri, whole genome shotgun sequence and carries:
- the ypel2a gene encoding protein yippee-like 1 isoform X4; this encodes MTRSKTFQAYLPNCHRTYSCIHCRAHLANHDELISKSFQGSQGRAYLFNSVVNVGCGPAEERVLLTGLHAVADIYCENCKTTLGWKYARDDEGAELVQV
- the ypel2a gene encoding protein yippee-like 1 isoform X3, giving the protein MTRSKTFQAYLPNCHRTYSCIHCRAHLANHDELISKSFQGSQGRAYLFNSVVNVGCGPAEERVLLTGLHAVADIYCENCKTTLGWKYVRTEYFPAGPAS
- the ypel2a gene encoding protein yippee-like 1 isoform X2 → MTRSKTFQAYLPNCHRTYSCIHCRAHLANHDELISKSFQGSQGRAYLFNSVVNVGCGPAEERVLLTGLHAVADIYCENCKTTLGWKYIVLVWSFEPSAVPA